A window of the Haloquadratum walsbyi C23 genome harbors these coding sequences:
- a CDS encoding HhH-GPD family protein, translating to MSGGQNSDAEASIKCIDTDIDIDVFRNRLISWYEAEHREFPWRETDDPYAILVSEVMSHQTQLDRVVEAWKDFIQRWPTVEALAGDSQSAVVTFWSEHALGYNNRASYLHEAANQVVDEYDGTVPADPDELLSLMGVGPYTANAVASFAFNNGDAVVDTNVERVLYRVFKQIRQADDPPYEQTASALLPVERSRTWNNAIMELGGVACKKTPRCDEANCPWRQWCHAYQTGDFTAPDVPTQPSFEGSRRQFRGRIVRTLGEHGELALDTLGHRIRVDYSPEGTHGRDWLYEIVTDLADDGLVNIQTSTAGTTETESASMSQSDGSETLSSIFVSLQS from the coding sequence ATGAGTGGTGGGCAGAATTCAGATGCCGAGGCATCAATAAAATGTATCGATACCGATATTGATATCGATGTATTCCGTAATCGACTAATCTCATGGTATGAGGCTGAGCATCGAGAGTTTCCATGGCGAGAAACCGATGATCCTTATGCAATCCTCGTCTCGGAGGTGATGAGTCACCAAACACAACTTGATCGCGTCGTCGAAGCCTGGAAAGACTTCATTCAACGGTGGCCGACGGTTGAGGCACTCGCTGGGGATAGTCAATCTGCAGTTGTCACATTTTGGAGTGAGCATGCACTTGGCTATAATAATCGCGCAAGCTATTTACACGAAGCAGCGAATCAAGTTGTTGACGAGTATGATGGAACAGTTCCAGCTGATCCTGATGAATTACTTTCGTTGATGGGTGTTGGACCATACACAGCAAATGCCGTTGCATCATTTGCGTTTAATAATGGTGATGCTGTTGTTGACACGAATGTCGAGCGTGTTCTATACCGTGTGTTCAAACAGATTCGGCAAGCAGATGATCCACCATATGAACAAACTGCAAGCGCGTTATTGCCAGTAGAAAGATCACGTACTTGGAATAATGCGATTATGGAACTTGGCGGAGTTGCCTGTAAAAAAACACCACGATGTGATGAGGCTAATTGCCCGTGGCGGCAGTGGTGTCACGCGTATCAAACAGGCGATTTCACTGCGCCTGATGTGCCGACACAACCGTCATTTGAGGGAAGCCGTCGGCAGTTTCGTGGTCGGATTGTGCGAACACTCGGGGAGCATGGGGAGTTGGCACTTGATACACTTGGTCATCGGATTCGTGTTGATTATAGCCCAGAGGGGACGCACGGTCGCGATTGGCTTTATGAGATTGTCACAGATCTAGCGGATGATGGACTTGTGAATATACAAACATCAACTGCTGGAACAACTGAGACAGAATCAGCCAGTATGAGTCAAAGCGACGGAAGTGAGACTTTGTCGTCGATCTTTGTCAGCCTTCAGTCCTGA
- a CDS encoding competence/damage-inducible protein A has protein sequence MRVAVVTVGDEILAGDTINTNAAWLCEQLTDHGVTVERITTVPDTVSDIARVVNEYHAECDAVIVTGGLGPTHDDVTMEGIAAAVGRSVEPHDAAKEWLSAEKGYASDDLADGTTALPARARMLPNEVGVAPGAVVESIYAFPGVPAEMQAMFESVAAEFSGEQTVTEIVAIDEYESELIDRIADLREQFAVTVGSYPGDCVRVKLTSTDPEAVAAARRWLTARVSLADTDDETA, from the coding sequence ATGCGCGTGGCAGTCGTCACAGTTGGAGACGAAATTTTGGCTGGGGACACTATCAACACAAACGCTGCATGGCTTTGTGAACAATTGACAGATCACGGTGTTACTGTTGAGCGTATAACAACCGTTCCTGATACTGTTAGCGATATCGCTCGTGTTGTGAATGAGTACCATGCAGAATGTGATGCAGTAATCGTAACTGGTGGATTAGGACCGACGCATGATGATGTCACGATGGAAGGAATTGCCGCGGCTGTCGGTCGATCAGTTGAACCGCATGATGCTGCCAAAGAGTGGCTAAGCGCTGAGAAAGGGTATGCTTCCGATGACCTTGCTGATGGGACAACTGCGCTTCCAGCCCGTGCACGAATGCTGCCGAATGAAGTCGGTGTTGCTCCCGGCGCAGTTGTTGAATCGATATATGCGTTTCCGGGGGTCCCAGCAGAGATGCAAGCTATGTTTGAATCTGTTGCGGCGGAGTTCTCAGGCGAGCAGACAGTAACAGAAATTGTTGCAATTGACGAATATGAAAGTGAATTAATTGATCGGATTGCAGATTTACGAGAGCAGTTTGCAGTGACAGTCGGAAGCTATCCAGGTGACTGTGTTCGAGTAAAACTAACAAGCACTGATCCTGAGGCAGTTGCCGCCGCTCGACGATGGCTCACAGCGCGCGTTTCACTGGCAGACACCGACGATGAGACAGCATGA
- a CDS encoding DUF2110 family protein, which translates to MLGTKCYIDGSARDRALDSMESLIENDIGELTVSWGIDIRDDAFIHVTLTGADATAASNLLAETWGEIHASTERTDGEIYIGTLDSWDESGWTLDVGGEYVMIPASELGLGQGSPTQVRDRFGIVQHTPLRFMAGETPRLADSTRDKLYEWTRETGAGRVNVNSATRGEVRATINRAGHADDIVTVDRLGLLEQSVICTEDTDPPGLIASIGSYIRAELKCVLT; encoded by the coding sequence ATTCTTGGAACAAAGTGTTATATCGACGGTAGTGCCCGCGATCGTGCGCTTGATAGCATGGAATCACTGATCGAGAATGATATTGGCGAACTCACTGTTTCCTGGGGTATTGATATTCGTGATGACGCATTCATTCATGTCACGCTCACTGGAGCAGATGCAACGGCTGCATCAAATCTCCTTGCAGAGACATGGGGAGAAATTCACGCATCTACAGAACGAACTGATGGGGAGATATACATTGGGACACTTGATTCATGGGATGAAAGCGGATGGACACTTGACGTTGGGGGTGAATATGTCATGATTCCCGCCTCTGAACTTGGACTTGGACAGGGATCACCAACACAGGTCCGTGACCGATTTGGTATTGTCCAGCACACGCCGCTTCGATTTATGGCTGGTGAAACACCACGATTGGCTGACTCAACCCGCGATAAATTGTATGAGTGGACGCGAGAAACAGGTGCCGGTCGTGTGAATGTAAATAGTGCAACGCGTGGAGAGGTCCGAGCAACAATTAATCGCGCTGGTCATGCTGACGATATTGTAACTGTAGACCGGCTTGGATTACTTGAACAAAGTGTTATTTGCACAGAAGATACCGACCCTCCTGGATTAATTGCAAGTATTGGATCATATATACGCGCAGAATTGAAATGCGTCCTTACCTGA
- a CDS encoding tRNA (cytidine(56)-2'-O)-methyltransferase — protein sequence MKQSCENDVSVLRYGHRPGRDDRMTTHVGLTARALGADQVIFPDNATQSAETVSDIVSRFGGPFDVERTDGLNTTIREWSGTVIHLTMYGERVQDVTEVIRETCLHHQPLLIIIGGEKVPSDVYEWADWNIAVTNQPHSEVAGLAVFLDRLFMGQELEQEWAGAEHVVVPQACGKRVVDAELTTEADEMSAEKQPEERS from the coding sequence ATGAAACAGTCCTGTGAAAATGATGTGTCCGTTCTTCGATACGGACACCGTCCTGGTCGAGATGATCGGATGACAACGCATGTTGGACTCACCGCACGTGCACTTGGTGCAGATCAAGTAATATTTCCGGATAATGCAACACAATCTGCAGAAACAGTTTCAGATATTGTCTCTCGATTCGGTGGTCCATTCGACGTTGAGCGGACAGACGGGTTGAATACGACAATCCGTGAATGGTCAGGGACAGTTATCCATCTCACGATGTATGGAGAGCGCGTACAGGATGTTACGGAGGTGATTCGCGAAACATGTCTTCATCATCAGCCATTACTTATTATCATCGGTGGTGAAAAAGTCCCATCTGATGTGTATGAATGGGCAGACTGGAATATTGCTGTAACAAATCAACCACATTCGGAGGTTGCAGGGCTTGCAGTTTTTCTTGATCGACTCTTCATGGGGCAGGAACTTGAACAGGAGTGGGCTGGTGCTGAACATGTTGTTGTTCCACAGGCGTGTGGGAAGCGTGTGGTTGATGCTGAGCTAACAACAGAGGCAGATGAAATGAGTGCTGAAAAACAACCTGAGGAGCGGTCTTGA
- a CDS encoding DUF5803 family protein, which translates to MNRRLLLAVCALAFLGVLSGCLGIGTGPIPAEEIDSEPAESYEWTNDRSTHITIQENTKFRTIITVNDSSIQLFRNDGFGGTNPLSISAVRYRYPGGEIITGTEIRERGGEIRQTQAETIIELPSDAPDETGKIAFTSGGSRKRFSLPTYADGSYEIILPPNRRIDIPVFGTASPGGYETEIDTEDRLHLQWANIDESTEIVSVRFYLQRDLYVFGGIAAFVLLVGLGGLLRYRQQIQRLRAQRTEMGLEVETDDDDEFDDGPPPGMG; encoded by the coding sequence ATGAACAGACGACTCCTTCTCGCGGTTTGTGCACTTGCATTCCTTGGGGTACTGAGTGGATGTCTCGGAATTGGGACTGGTCCAATCCCTGCTGAGGAGATTGATAGTGAGCCAGCTGAGTCGTATGAATGGACGAACGACCGAAGCACACACATTACAATCCAAGAGAACACCAAATTTCGAACCATTATTACGGTCAATGACTCATCAATCCAGCTCTTCCGTAATGATGGATTCGGGGGGACAAATCCATTATCAATCTCTGCTGTGCGTTATCGATATCCTGGTGGTGAAATAATCACTGGTACAGAGATCCGAGAGCGAGGTGGTGAAATTCGACAAACACAGGCTGAGACGATAATTGAACTTCCATCAGACGCCCCTGACGAAACGGGTAAAATCGCGTTTACAAGTGGTGGGAGTCGTAAGCGATTCAGCCTCCCAACATATGCTGACGGCAGCTATGAAATTATCCTACCTCCAAACCGCCGTATCGATATTCCGGTCTTCGGGACGGCTTCACCTGGCGGATATGAAACAGAGATCGATACTGAAGATCGATTACATCTTCAGTGGGCAAATATTGATGAAAGCACTGAAATCGTTTCCGTCCGATTCTATCTCCAGCGCGATCTGTATGTATTTGGTGGGATTGCTGCGTTTGTACTACTCGTCGGTCTCGGTGGATTATTACGATATCGACAGCAAATCCAGCGGTTACGTGCTCAGCGAACTGAAATGGGTCTCGAAGTCGAAACCGATGATGATGATGAATTTGATGATGGTCCTCCGCCTGGAATGGGATAA
- a CDS encoding transcription factor, whose translation MAFDELLNDPVIQKYLHELVGPTGMPVAAAPPDGEVTDEELAEELGLELNDVRRALFILYENDLATYRRVRDEDSGWLTYLWTFHYENIPENLQSEMYRLLDALEERLEYERSHEFYLSEPAGIRFEFSEAMELGFQCPETGAPLEPIENQEMIDAMERRIDSLQSELNVGVTQTV comes from the coding sequence ATGGCCTTTGATGAGTTATTAAACGATCCTGTTATTCAGAAGTACCTACATGAACTGGTTGGACCCACTGGGATGCCAGTCGCGGCAGCTCCGCCGGATGGAGAGGTAACAGATGAAGAACTTGCTGAGGAACTCGGGCTTGAACTCAATGACGTTCGGCGAGCATTATTTATCTTGTATGAGAATGACCTCGCTACATACCGTCGAGTCCGTGATGAAGATTCCGGATGGCTTACGTATTTATGGACTTTTCACTATGAAAATATCCCAGAGAATCTTCAATCTGAGATGTACCGTCTGCTTGATGCGCTCGAAGAACGGCTTGAATATGAGCGCAGCCACGAGTTCTATCTTTCAGAACCGGCTGGGATTCGATTTGAATTCTCTGAGGCAATGGAACTTGGATTCCAGTGTCCTGAAACAGGTGCGCCACTTGAGCCGATTGAGAATCAAGAGATGATTGATGCGATGGAACGCCGGATTGATTCACTTCAAAGTGAACTCAATGTCGGTGTCACACAAACCGTCTGA